One segment of Spiroplasma kunkelii CR2-3x DNA contains the following:
- a CDS encoding Nif3-like dinuclear metal center hexameric protein, protein MLIKKLYKEIETDFSLKAACKWDYSGYQYGNKNHFVAKIMVSLDLTSEVITAAVAKQINVIITHHPFCFGKKKRIQEIPYKRAIIDLLNKHQITVYALHTNYDGLMNELILQELNPQKIVPFDDNLTMIGYVSLTADEIITKLKAIFKITTVQHNLSTLEQSIKTVALAAGAAGDVIAKINQNIDLFITGEVKWDQWVLANEKQLAVICFNHYMEDFFTAAFAGYLTRKFPTLTIIPYNIKNIINYR, encoded by the coding sequence ATGTTAATTAAAAAATTATATAAAGAAATTGAAACTGATTTTTCATTAAAAGCAGCTTGTAAGTGAGATTATAGTGGTTATCAATATGGAAACAAAAATCATTTTGTAGCAAAAATTATGGTTAGTTTAGATTTAACAAGCGAAGTAATTACAGCAGCAGTCGCTAAGCAAATTAATGTTATTATAACTCATCATCCTTTTTGTTTTGGCAAGAAAAAAAGAATTCAAGAGATTCCTTACAAACGAGCAATTATTGATCTTCTTAATAAACATCAGATAACTGTTTATGCTTTACACACAAATTATGATGGTTTAATGAATGAATTGATTTTACAAGAATTAAATCCTCAAAAAATTGTTCCCTTTGATGATAATTTAACAATGATTGGGTATGTCAGTTTAACAGCTGATGAAATTATTACGAAATTAAAAGCAATTTTTAAAATTACAACAGTGCAGCACAATTTATCGACGTTAGAGCAATCTATTAAAACAGTTGCCTTAGCAGCAGGAGCCGCAGGTGATGTGATTGCAAAAATTAACCAAAATATTGACCTGTTTATTACTGGGGAAGTAAAATGAGATCAATGAGTATTAGCAAATGAAAAACAATTAGCAGTTATTTGCTTCAACCATTATATGGAAGATTTTTTTACTGCTGCTTTTGCTGGATACTTAACCCGAAAGTTTCCAACTTTAACAATAATTCCATATAATATCAAAAATATTATTAACTATCGTTAA
- a CDS encoding tRNA (adenine(22)-N(1))-methyltransferase, translating to MDILSERLLLIAKQVNEKDIICDIGTDHAMIPIYLAKGNLITKAYACDIAAQPLAQAKNNIAKYHTEELITLILADGLTGVSDIKIDTCIISGLGSTTILTILQRDSDLIDRYILCPNDDPFLLREWIKKHKYFIEKELLIKENDIIYEIIVVNKTAGQKVKNKKDLYFGPYLRKKHSKLFQEKWLLKNDYYLTLLNKIPENTKRYQEVKAKLKMINKVI from the coding sequence ATGGATATATTATCAGAACGTTTATTATTAATTGCCAAACAAGTTAATGAAAAAGACATTATTTGTGATATTGGGACAGATCATGCAATGATTCCAATTTATTTAGCAAAAGGAAATTTAATTACCAAAGCTTATGCATGCGATATTGCAGCACAACCCTTAGCCCAAGCGAAAAATAATATTGCAAAATATCATACTGAAGAACTTATTACTTTAATTTTAGCAGATGGTTTAACAGGAGTTTCGGACATTAAAATTGATACTTGTATTATTTCAGGATTAGGGAGTACAACAATTTTAACCATTTTGCAACGAGATTCTGATTTAATTGATCGTTATATTTTATGTCCTAATGATGATCCATTTTTATTACGAGAATGAATTAAAAAACATAAGTACTTTATTGAAAAAGAATTATTAATTAAGGAAAATGATATTATTTATGAGATTATTGTTGTTAATAAAACTGCTGGTCAAAAAGTCAAAAATAAAAAAGACTTATACTTCGGTCCTTATCTTCGCAAAAAACATAGTAAACTTTTTCAAGAGAAATGATTGTTAAAAAATGATTATTATTTAACATTGTTAAACAAGATTCCTGAAAACACTAAGCGATATCAAGAAGTTAAAGCAAAACTAAAAATGATTAATAAGGTGATATAA
- a CDS encoding sigma-70 family RNA polymerase sigma factor produces the protein MVLSKKEVRDMKSFDEFKEYINKYLEENNNEIEQEKLITLINDHFEVDDNDVEEYFEELVANGVEFSDINLEDLEENEVPEPEKVTKKQPDEKLRYKVGGISNETKIQDIIKAYFNILGTSKILTREEEIKYAKMLESSDPEERRFGRDKLITSNLKLVVSVARKHLNRGLDFSDLIEEGNIGLIKAVDKFDYKRGFKFSTYATWWIRQATTRAIADQARTIRIPVHMVETINKLTRIERQLTQELGREPSYNEIAEKMGQGMVGEKVREIKRLSIEPVSLEKPIGDEDDTHFGDFVDDKDIFTPDEYAEKESLREVIDEVFHEILSAREEKVIRMRFGLLPTKLRTVLRLAKECEDETFPELVQTVKTLDIHYDTPIEKVQSQKNALIDKHLSKYDSPKTLEEVGKEFKVTRERIRQIEAKTIRKFKPNQVNSKAKVLKDFFKG, from the coding sequence ATGGTATTATCAAAAAAAGAAGTCAGAGATATGAAATCTTTTGATGAATTTAAAGAATATATTAATAAATATTTAGAAGAAAATAACAATGAGATTGAACAAGAAAAATTAATAACATTAATTAATGATCATTTTGAAGTTGATGATAATGATGTTGAAGAATATTTCGAAGAATTAGTTGCTAATGGTGTTGAATTTAGTGATATTAATTTAGAAGATTTAGAAGAAAATGAAGTTCCTGAACCAGAAAAAGTAACGAAAAAACAACCAGATGAAAAATTACGTTATAAAGTTGGTGGGATTTCAAATGAAACAAAAATTCAAGATATTATTAAAGCTTACTTTAATATTTTGGGAACAAGTAAGATTTTAACTCGTGAGGAAGAAATTAAATATGCTAAAATGTTAGAATCATCTGATCCAGAAGAAAGACGTTTTGGACGGGATAAATTAATTACTTCTAACCTGAAGTTAGTTGTTTCAGTTGCTCGTAAACATTTAAACCGGGGATTAGATTTTTCGGATTTAATTGAAGAAGGGAACATTGGGTTAATAAAAGCTGTTGATAAGTTTGATTATAAGCGTGGTTTTAAATTTTCAACATATGCCACATGATGAATTAGACAAGCAACAACCCGTGCAATTGCTGATCAAGCGCGAACAATTCGGATTCCTGTTCATATGGTTGAAACAATTAATAAATTAACAAGAATTGAACGGCAATTAACACAAGAGTTAGGACGTGAACCAAGTTACAATGAAATTGCTGAAAAAATGGGGCAAGGAATGGTTGGCGAAAAAGTTCGTGAAATTAAGAGACTATCAATTGAACCAGTTTCATTAGAAAAACCAATTGGTGATGAGGATGATACTCATTTTGGTGATTTTGTTGATGATAAAGATATTTTTACACCGGATGAATATGCTGAAAAAGAATCATTACGAGAAGTAATTGATGAAGTTTTCCATGAAATTTTATCAGCACGAGAAGAAAAAGTAATTAGAATGCGGTTTGGACTTTTACCAACAAAGTTACGAACAGTATTACGGTTAGCAAAAGAATGCGAAGATGAAACTTTCCCTGAATTAGTTCAAACAGTTAAAACTCTTGATATTCATTATGATACACCAATTGAAAAAGTACAAAGTCAAAAAAATGCTTTAATTGATAAGCATTTATCAAAATATGATTCACCAAAAACATTAGAAGAAGTAGGAAAAGAATTTAAAGTAACACGTGAACGAATTCGCCAAATTGAAGCAAAAACAATTCGTAAGTTTAAGCCAAACCAAGTTAATTCGAAAGCAAAAGTATTAAAAGACTTTTTTAAAGGATAG
- the dnaG gene encoding DNA primase: MALISNEKIDLIKSKVNIVTVMSEYLSLEKRGRNYWTVCPFHQDSHPSMSISPEKQIYRCFACSTGGNVFTFLQEYENISFIEALKKVAVMANISLDELTTYQEKPKYDKSEQLIFEINVLASAYFSNNLETKKAYDAKEYLTKRNINNIEIELFQIGYADSGFDHLYHFLIKKGYSINDIQQAGLITIKNGKVYDYFNNRLMFPIKNEDSYIIGFSGRVIGVTNQVAKYLNTPETKVFKKEQLMYNIHRAKPFIRQQNNLILLEGYMDVISLEKLNIKNTAALMGTNLSEYHLKEIKRLTNECLIFLDGDKAGINASLKATIKLLSHNLKVKIVLNETQQDPDELVNSGQGELIHIMLANAQHPINFALDYFQNKFNLQAANELEEFINIVAPLIKASPNQLEQELAVNNLVKITGISKETITTKIGQIKTYKKAVFSPAVLEPIPNGTNDNNYQQKLPLSFKPQQSKIVIVKNTKYKIKNLKRYLLAEQNMVLQLLGSRKAADFYQRKIGNLNFDGYRLLANYIITYYNGHLGAENVRINMLCQEISDPNLKKILMDIINKSTIKIKYNKKELEDYALLIDDFANEKEIAMLWNKLEKASNLIEQQAISMEIDKLNQRLKFKKG; encoded by the coding sequence ATGGCATTAATTAGTAATGAAAAAATTGATTTAATTAAGTCAAAAGTAAATATTGTTACCGTAATGTCAGAATATTTATCGCTTGAAAAACGGGGTCGTAATTATTGAACAGTTTGTCCCTTTCATCAAGATTCACATCCTTCAATGAGTATTTCACCAGAAAAGCAAATTTACCGTTGTTTTGCTTGTTCAACTGGAGGCAATGTTTTTACTTTTTTACAAGAATATGAAAATATTAGTTTTATTGAAGCTTTAAAAAAAGTTGCGGTAATGGCCAATATTTCCTTAGATGAATTGACTACTTATCAAGAAAAACCAAAATATGATAAAAGTGAACAATTAATTTTTGAAATTAATGTCTTAGCAAGCGCTTACTTTAGTAATAATTTAGAAACCAAAAAGGCTTATGATGCAAAAGAATATTTAACAAAACGGAACATTAATAATATTGAAATTGAATTATTTCAGATTGGTTATGCTGATAGTGGCTTTGATCATTTGTACCATTTTTTAATTAAAAAAGGATATTCAATTAATGATATTCAACAAGCGGGTTTAATTACAATTAAAAATGGCAAGGTGTATGATTATTTTAATAATCGTTTAATGTTTCCGATTAAAAATGAAGATAGTTATATTATTGGTTTTTCTGGACGAGTAATTGGGGTTACTAACCAGGTAGCAAAATATCTTAATACTCCTGAAACAAAAGTTTTTAAAAAAGAACAACTAATGTATAATATTCACCGGGCGAAACCGTTTATTCGCCAGCAAAATAATTTAATTTTACTTGAAGGATATATGGATGTTATTAGTTTAGAAAAATTAAATATTAAAAATACCGCTGCTTTAATGGGAACTAATTTAAGTGAATATCATTTAAAAGAAATTAAAAGATTAACAAATGAGTGTTTAATTTTTTTAGACGGTGATAAGGCTGGAATTAATGCTAGTTTAAAAGCAACAATTAAATTATTAAGTCATAATCTAAAAGTTAAAATTGTTTTGAATGAGACGCAACAAGACCCTGACGAATTAGTTAATAGTGGTCAGGGAGAATTAATTCATATAATGTTAGCAAATGCCCAACATCCAATTAATTTTGCCCTTGATTATTTTCAAAATAAATTTAATTTACAAGCAGCAAATGAATTAGAAGAATTTATTAATATTGTTGCACCTTTAATTAAAGCTAGTCCAAATCAATTGGAACAAGAATTAGCAGTTAATAATTTAGTTAAAATAACAGGAATATCTAAAGAAACAATTACAACAAAAATTGGACAAATTAAAACATATAAAAAAGCAGTTTTTTCGCCTGCTGTGTTAGAACCAATTCCTAATGGAACAAATGATAATAATTATCAGCAAAAGTTGCCACTAAGCTTCAAACCACAGCAAAGTAAGATTGTTATAGTTAAAAATACAAAATATAAAATTAAAAATTTAAAACGATATCTTTTAGCAGAACAAAATATGGTTTTACAATTACTTGGTTCTCGAAAAGCAGCAGATTTTTATCAAAGAAAAATTGGAAATTTAAATTTTGATGGTTATCGTTTGTTAGCAAATTATATAATTACTTATTATAATGGACATTTGGGGGCAGAAAATGTTAGAATTAATATGTTGTGTCAAGAAATAAGTGATCCAAATTTAAAAAAAATACTAATGGATATTATTAATAAATCAACGATTAAAATTAAATATAATAAGAAAGAATTAGAAGACTATGCGCTCTTAATTGATGATTTTGCTAATGAAAAAGAGATTGCAATGCTATGAAATAAGTTAGAAAAAGCAAGTAATCTAATTGAACAACAGGCAATTTCAATGGAAATTGACAAGTTGAATCAACGATTAAAATTTAAAAAGGGGTAG
- a CDS encoding glycine--tRNA ligase → MQYTLEEVVNHLKTQGFVFQGSEIYGGLANSWDFGPLGVELERNLKNLWWQHFITKSKYNVGLDSAILMNNNVWKASGHLGNFADPLLDCKKCKSRMRADKLIEDNYTKLNCGGWTNEQLETFITEKNILCPNCGEHDFTEIRQFELMFKTNQGVIEDEKSVVYLRPETAQGIFVNFKNVQRSLRKKIPFGVGQIGKSFRNEITPGNFIFRTREFEQMELEFFYDSNEKIDWFEYWVKEVTKFLKLINLKPENYHFREHKANELAHYAKRTIDIEYKFPFGIGELWGIADRGNYDLRRHSEMSKNDLSYLNQKINEKIIPNVIEPSVGVGRLMLAILYDAYHVEKVADNETRIVLKLSPLLAPYQIAVIPLSKQLNNDAYQLYEKLLGRFQCTYDETGNIGKRYRRQDAIGTPFCVTVDFDSQKDQKVTVRNRDTMKQERVTIPNLESYFTATLK, encoded by the coding sequence ATGCAATATACATTAGAAGAAGTTGTTAATCATTTAAAAACACAAGGTTTTGTTTTTCAAGGGAGTGAAATTTATGGTGGTTTAGCAAACAGCTGAGATTTTGGACCATTGGGGGTTGAATTAGAACGAAATTTAAAAAATTTATGATGACAACATTTTATTACAAAATCAAAATATAATGTTGGTCTTGATAGTGCTATTTTAATGAACAATAATGTTTGAAAAGCTTCTGGACATCTTGGCAATTTTGCTGACCCATTATTAGATTGTAAAAAATGTAAAAGCCGAATGCGGGCAGATAAACTTATTGAAGATAATTATACGAAATTAAATTGTGGTGGTTGAACTAATGAACAATTAGAGACTTTTATTACCGAAAAAAATATTTTATGTCCAAATTGTGGGGAACATGATTTTACTGAAATTCGTCAGTTTGAATTAATGTTTAAAACAAACCAAGGTGTTATTGAAGATGAAAAATCAGTTGTTTATCTACGACCAGAAACAGCACAAGGAATTTTTGTTAATTTTAAAAATGTTCAACGTTCTTTGCGAAAAAAAATACCTTTTGGTGTTGGTCAAATTGGAAAGTCATTTCGAAATGAAATTACCCCAGGAAATTTTATTTTTCGTACACGTGAATTTGAACAAATGGAATTAGAATTTTTTTATGATAGTAACGAAAAGATTGATTGATTTGAATATTGAGTTAAAGAAGTAACCAAGTTTTTAAAATTAATTAATTTAAAACCAGAAAACTATCATTTTCGTGAGCATAAAGCTAATGAGTTAGCCCATTATGCAAAACGAACTATTGATATTGAATATAAGTTTCCGTTTGGCATAGGTGAATTATGAGGGATTGCTGACCGGGGGAATTATGATTTACGTCGCCACAGTGAAATGAGTAAAAATGATTTGTCGTATTTAAATCAAAAAATAAATGAAAAAATTATCCCGAATGTAATTGAACCATCGGTTGGTGTTGGGCGCTTGATGTTAGCGATTTTATATGATGCTTACCATGTTGAAAAAGTTGCTGATAATGAGACAAGAATTGTTTTAAAATTAAGCCCGTTATTAGCTCCATATCAAATTGCGGTTATTCCATTAAGTAAACAATTAAACAACGATGCTTATCAGTTATATGAAAAACTCTTAGGTCGTTTTCAATGCACTTATGATGAAACAGGAAATATTGGAAAGCGTTATCGTCGTCAAGATGCGATCGGAACACCGTTTTGTGTAACAGTTGATTTTGATAGTCAAAAAGACCAAAAAGTTACAGTTCGTAATCGTGATACAATGAAACAAGAACGAGTGACAATTCCTAATTTAGAAAGCTATTTTACTGCAACATTAAAATAA
- the era gene encoding GTPase Era, translated as MAIKSGFAAIVGRPNVGKSTLLNTILNNKVAIVTAKAQTTRNRIQGIYNDQESQIVFMDTPGIHKAHHEMGKFMNKVALSATKAADVILFLSPANEHIGDNDRYIIRALQERAIPIVLVVTKIDLISKGDLMVKIAEWEKIHQFTDIIPVSVVKHKNLETLLTLLKTHLAVGPQYYPDDMLTDQPEKFLIREIIREKILLLTEDEIPHSVAILIDKIDDQPQLLKIMASICVERDSQKGIIIGKQGRLIKQIGTQSRLELEQILGTKIFLELFVKVVDKWRDKPSMIARLGYNKESY; from the coding sequence ATGGCAATTAAATCAGGTTTTGCTGCAATTGTGGGCCGACCAAATGTTGGTAAATCAACATTATTAAATACAATTTTAAATAATAAAGTAGCAATTGTAACAGCAAAGGCACAAACAACACGAAATCGTATTCAAGGGATTTATAATGATCAAGAATCACAAATTGTTTTTATGGATACGCCAGGCATTCATAAAGCTCATCATGAAATGGGAAAATTTATGAATAAAGTTGCTTTATCAGCAACAAAAGCAGCCGATGTTATTTTATTTTTATCTCCAGCAAATGAACACATTGGTGATAATGATCGTTATATTATCAGAGCACTACAAGAGCGCGCAATTCCAATTGTTTTAGTTGTAACAAAAATTGATTTAATTTCCAAAGGTGATTTAATGGTAAAAATTGCTGAATGAGAAAAAATTCATCAGTTTACTGATATCATTCCCGTTTCAGTAGTCAAACATAAAAATCTTGAAACATTATTAACTTTATTAAAAACACATTTAGCAGTAGGACCACAATATTATCCTGATGATATGTTAACTGATCAACCAGAAAAGTTTTTAATTCGTGAAATTATTCGGGAAAAAATTTTGTTGTTGACAGAAGATGAGATTCCGCATAGTGTTGCTATTTTAATTGATAAAATTGATGATCAACCACAGCTATTAAAAATTATGGCTTCAATTTGCGTTGAACGGGATTCACAAAAAGGAATTATTATTGGGAAACAAGGCCGTTTAATTAAACAAATTGGAACGCAATCCCGCTTAGAATTAGAACAAATTTTAGGAACAAAAATATTTTTAGAATTATTTGTTAAAGTAGTGGATAAATGACGGGATAAACCTTCAATGATTGCCCGTCTAGGTTATAACAAAGAAAGTTATTAA